In the Pseudonocardia sediminis genome, ACTTCGCCGAGATGCTGCTGCGGATGTACCTGCGCTGGGCCGAGCGCCACGGCTACGGCACCGACGTCTACGACACCTCCTACGCCGAGGAGGCCGGCATCAAGTCGGCCACGTTCGCGGTGCACGCGCCGTACGCCTACGGGACGCTCTCGGTCGAGCAGGGCACGCACCGTCTCGTCCGGATCTCGCCGTTCGACAACCAGGGCCGCCGCCAGACCTCGTTCGCCGGGGTCGAGGTGGCGCCGGTCGTCGAGACGACCGACCACGTCGAGATCGACGAGAAGGAGCTGCGCGTCGACGTCTACCGGTCGTCGGGGCCCGGCGGGCAGGGCGTCAACACGACCGACTCCGCGGTGCGGCTGACCCACATCCCGACCGGGATCGTCGTGTCGTGCCAGAACGAGCGCTCGCAGCTGCAGAACAAGGCCAGCGCGATGATGGTGCTGCAGGCCAAGCTCCTCGCCCGCAAGAAGCAGGAGGAGCAGGCGCTGATGGACTCGCTCAAGGACGGCGGCTCGTCCTGGGGCAACCAGATGCGCAACTACGTTCTGCACCCGTACCAGCAGGTCAAGGACCTGCGGACCGGGCTGGAGCAGAACAACCCGTCGCAGGTGCTCGACGGCGAGATCGACGACTTCGTCGAGGCCGGCATCCGCTGGCGCATGCAGGCCTCCGACGCGTGATCCGGATCTCGCCCCGGCGCTCCGGCGTCGCCGCGGCCCTGGTGTGCGCGGTCCTGATGACCGGCGCGTGCACCTCGGATCCGGCGCCGTCGTCCCCGGACCCGTCGAACCCGGGCG is a window encoding:
- the prfB gene encoding peptide chain release factor 2; amino-acid sequence: MNPDVQADIKDLDGTLSSIEAVADVPALRQEIDELSEQAGRPDLWDDVDAAQKITSRLAHAQGDLRRLDDLRGRLDDLPVLYELAEEEDDGSASSDADNERAKLRREIASLEVRTLLSGEYDQREALVTIRAEAGGVDAADFAEMLLRMYLRWAERHGYGTDVYDTSYAEEAGIKSATFAVHAPYAYGTLSVEQGTHRLVRISPFDNQGRRQTSFAGVEVAPVVETTDHVEIDEKELRVDVYRSSGPGGQGVNTTDSAVRLTHIPTGIVVSCQNERSQLQNKASAMMVLQAKLLARKKQEEQALMDSLKDGGSSWGNQMRNYVLHPYQQVKDLRTGLEQNNPSQVLDGEIDDFVEAGIRWRMQASDA